From the genome of Verrucomicrobiia bacterium:
TCCCCCATGCCGGGCAGCAGATCCGCCAGCGTCGCCCCGATCAGCATCAGCCCGAGGGGAATGGCGCAGCGCCCAAGCAGGTGCACCGCCTGCAGAATGGGCGCCGGCACCGCCTCCCGGGACAACACCGCGTTCAGCGCCAGCGTCCCGATAATGGCGAAGACCGGCGGATTGAGCAGATGCCGCCACCCGCCCCGCCAGGAACGGCCGCTCAACACCGACAACCCCACCAGCCACATGGCCAGTTCCACCCCGATGTTCTGGACGAAAAGCACCCCCACCGTCCCCGCCGAGAAGAGCACCTGCGCCAGCGGCAGCGGGATGTACCCGTAATTGCAGATCCCCGCCGTCAACGCGAAGGTCCGCCGCTCCTTCTCTTCCAGCCTCCGCCCCGCCCACCACCCCAGCCCGATTCCGAGCACCGTGGTCCCGAATCCCAGCAACGGCGGCAGCACCACGTTGCCCACCCGCCCAAACACCGGGTTCCCCAGGATGGTGTCCGCAATCAGGCAGGGAGTCAGCAGGTTCACCACCATCCGCACCAGACTCGCGTCGGCCTCGGGCGTCAGCCACTTCATCCGCCGGATGCCGCCCCCCACCCCGATCAACCCCAGCACCGGGAGGATCGCGTT
Proteins encoded in this window:
- a CDS encoding AEC family transporter; the encoded protein is MSDTLVLLNAILPVLGLIGVGGGIRRMKWLTPEADASLVRMVVNLLTPCLIADTILGNPVFGRVGNVVLPPLLGFGTTVLGIGLGWWAGRRLEEKERRTFALTAGICNYGYIPLPLAQVLFSAGTVGVLFVQNIGVELAMWLVGLSVLSGRSWRGGWRHLLNPPVFAIIGTLALNAVLSREAVPAPILQAVHLLGRCAIPLGLMLIGATLADLLPGMGESVRWRVVLLACGVRLIGVPVMMLGLAWWIPASREVREVLLLHAAMPAAVFPIIMARHYGGDAGTALRVVVGTSLASAVTIPFWLKAGMVLLGL